One stretch of Aythya fuligula isolate bAytFul2 chromosome 24, bAytFul2.pri, whole genome shotgun sequence DNA includes these proteins:
- the MED1 gene encoding mediator of RNA polymerase II transcription subunit 1, producing the protein MKAAPGGAEEAEKLNKMSTLLERLHAKYNQNRPWTETMKLVRQVMEKRVVMNSGGHQHLVSCLETLQKALKVSSLPAMTDRLESIARQNGLGSHLSANGTECYITSDMFYVEVQLDPTGLLCDVKVAHHGENPVSCPELVQHLREKNFDEFSKHLRGLVNLYKLPGDNKLKTKMYLALQSLELDLSKMAGMYWQATNANPLDKILRGSVGYLTPRSGGLLMNLKYYVSPYDLFEDGTGTPIILHENNVPRSLGMNVSVTVEGTMAMYKLPIAPLIMGSHPVDSKGTPSFSSITSANSVDLPACFFLKFPRPIPVSRAFIQKLQSCTGIPLFDTPPTFVPLYELITQFELSKEADPVPLNHNMRFYAALPGQQHCYFLNKDAPLPDGRSLQGTLISKIAFQHPGRVPLILNLIRHQVAYNTLIGSCVKRTVLKEDSPGILQFEVCPLSDSCFSVSFQHPVNDSLVCVVMDVQDSSHVNCKLYKGLSDALICTDDFIAKVVQRCMSIPVTMRAIRRKAETIQADTPALSLIAETVEDMVKKNLPPASSPGYGMTTGSNPMSGTTTPTNTFPGGPITTLFNMSISMKERHDSVGHGEDFSKVSQNPILTSLLQITGNVGSTIGSSPTPPHHTPPPVSSPASNTKNHPMLMNLLKENPPQDFSTLYGSSPLERQNSSSGSPRMEMGPGGNKQKKKKSRMPADKPKHQTEDDFQRELFSMDVDSQNPIFDVNMTADTLDTPHITPAPSQCSTPPTTYPQPIPHSQPSIQRMVRLSSSDSIGADVTDILSDIAEEASKLPTTNEDCPPIGTPVRDSSSSGHSQSALFDPDVFQTNNSENPYTDPADLIADAAVSPNSDSSNHFFPDGVDFNPDLLNSQSQSGFGEEYFDESSQSGDTDDFKGYASQALSTLGVQVLGGDGGENKFKGSNQSDTVDFSIIAAASKALGSSDIMEHHSGGQSPLLNTGDLGKEKSQKRVKEGNGSGGNLAGPGIDGKPGKRSRTPSSDGKSKEKLPKRKKQETDGKSPSHSSSNRPFTPPASTGGSKSPGSSGRSQTPPGVATPPIPKITIQIPKGTVTVGKPSSHGQYSSSGSVTSSSSKSHHSHSSSSSSSSSSSTSGKMKSSKSEGSSGSKMSSSLYSSQGGSSSGQSKSSTQSVGKPGSSPITKHGLSSGSGSTKMKPQGKPSSLMNPSMSKPNISPSHSRPSGGSDKLASPMKPVPGTPPSSKAKSPISSGSGGSHMSGTGSSSSMKSSSGMGSSGSMSQKPPPSSNSSTASSSSFSSSGSSMSSSQNQHGSSKGKSPSRNKKPSLTAVIDKLKHGVVTSGPGGDDPMDGQMGPSSNSSSHTMSSKHNMSGGEFQGKREKSDKEKSKVSVSGGSVDSSKKNSDSKNVGSTGVAKIIISKHDGGSPSIKAKVTLQKPGEGGGDSLRPQMASSKSYGSPLISGSTPKHERCSPSHSKSPAYTPQNIDSESESGSSIAEKSYQNSPSSDDGIRPLPEYSSEKHKKHKKEKKKVKDKDRDRDRDRDKERDKKKSHSIKPESWSKSPISADQSLSMASSAMLSAERPSRASPEFLIGEEDDDLMDVALIGN; encoded by the exons ATGAAGGCGGCGCCGGGCGGTGCCGAGG AAGCGGAGAAGCTGAACAAGATGAGTACTCTCCTAGAAAGACTCCACGCAAAGTACAACCAGAACAGACCCTGGACAGAAACCATGAAGCTAGTCCGTCAAGTCATG GAAAAACGAGTTGTGATGAACTCTGGGGGGCACCAACATCTGGTGAGCTGCTTGGAGACTCTGCAGAAGGCATTAAAAG TGTCTTCTCTGCCTGCCATGACGGATCGCCTGGAGTCTATAGCCAGACAGAACGG CCTTGGATCTCACCTTAGTGCAAATGGCACTGAATGTTACATCACTTCAGACATGTTCTATGTGGAAGTCCAGTTAGATCCTACAGGGCTGCTATGTGATGTCAAGGTGGCTCACCACGGAGAAAACCCTGTG agttGTCCAGAACTGGTGCAACATCTGAG agagaaaaattttGATGAATTTTCTAAGCATCTAAGGGGACTTGTGAACCTGTATAAGTTGCCAGGAGACAA caaacttAAAACTAAAATGTACTTGGCTCTACAGTCCTTGGAGCTGGATCTCTCAAAAATGGCAGGGATGTATTG GCAAGCCACCAATGCAAATCCACTCGACAAGATTCTTCGTGGCAGCGTTGGCTATCTCACCCCCAGGAGCGGAG GTCTCCTTATGAATCTCAAGTATTATGTCTCGCCTTATGATTTATTTGAAGATGGCACTGGAACCCCCATTATCTTGCATGAGAACAATG TTCCTCGATCTTTAGGTATGAATGTGTCAGTAACAGTCGAGGGAACCATGGCGATGTACAAACTTCCAATTGCACCACTGATTATGGGCTCTCATCCAGTTGACAGCAAAGG AACTCCATCTTTCTCATCAATCACCAGTGCCAACAGTGTGGACTTACCAGCTTGTTTCTTCTTGAAATTCCCACGTCCCATTCCAGTGTCTCGAGCTTTCATTCAGAAACTTCAGAGCTGCACAG gtatTCCACTGTTCGACACGCCACCAACGTTTGTACCTTTGTATGAGTTGATCACGCAGTTTGAACTGTCCAAGGAGGCCGATCCTGTACCGTTAAACCACAATATGCGCTTCTATGCA GCTCTTCCAGGACAGCAGCACTGTTACTTTCTGAACAAGGATGCTCCTCTCCCAGATGGAAGAAGCCTCCAAGGAACACTGATCAGTAAAATCGCCTTCCAGCACCCTGGACGGGTTCCCCTCATCCTTAATTTGATCAGACATCAGGTGGCATACAACACACTAATCGGCAGCTGCGTCAAGCGAACAGTTCTAAAAGAAG ATTCTCCTGGGATCCTGCAGTTTGAAGTTTGTCCTCTCTCTGACTCCTGTTTCAGTGTATCCTTTCAGCACCCTGTGAATGACTCCCTAGTGTGTG TGGTAATGGATGTGCAAGACTCTTCTCATGTGAACTGTAAGCTGTACAAAGGGCTGTCTGATGCTCTTATCTGTACGGATGATTTCATTGCCAAAGTTGTTCAAAG ATGTATGTCCATTCCCGTGACCATGAGAGCAATTCGCAGAAAAGCAGAAACGATTCAAGCAGACACACCAGCCTTGTCCCTCATTGCAGAAACAGTAGAAGACATGGTGAAGAAAAACCttcccccagccagcagcccagGGTATGGCATGACCACAGGCAGCAACCCAATGAGTGGTACCACTACCCCAACAAACACTTTTCCTGGGGGGCCCATCACTACTTTGTTTAACATGAGCATAAGCATGAAAGAGAGGCATGACTCGGTGGGCCATGGGGAGGACTTCAGCAAAGTGTCTCAGAACCCTATTCTCACTAGTTTGTTGCAGATCACAGGGAATGTGGGGTCTACCATTGGCTCAAGTCCAACCCCTCCCCATCACACACCACCACCAGTATCCTCACCAGCAAGCAACACCAAGAACCACCCCATGCTCATGAACCTTCTTAAAGAGAATCCCCCTCAGGATTTCTCCACTCTGTATGGGAGCAGCCCTCTCGAAAGGCAGAACTCTTCCTCTGGCTCTCCCAGAATGGAAATGGGCCCTGGGGGgaataagcaaaagaaaaaaaaatcccgcATGCCAGCCGACAAGCCCAAGCATCAGACTGAGGATGATTTCCAGAGGGAGCTCTTCTCAATGGATGTTGACTCCCAGAACCCCATTTTTGATGTCAACATGACTGCAGATACCCTGGACACCCCTCACATTACTCCAGCACCCAGCCAATGCAGCACTCCTCCTACTACATACCCGCAGCCTATACCTCACTCGCAGCCCAGTATTCAGAGAATGGTTCGACTCTCTAGTTCGGACAGCATTGGAGCCGATGTTACTGATATCCTCTCGGATATAGCAGAGGAGGCTTCCAAGCTCCCCACCACTAATGAGGACTGCCCGCCCATTGGTACTCCCGTGAGAGACTCTTCTAGTTCAGGACATTCACAAAGTGCCCTCTTTGACCCCGATGTTTTTCAGACGAACAATAGCGAGAACCCGTACACAGACCCAGCAGACCTGATAGCAGATGCTGCTGTGAGCCCCAACAGTGATTcttcaaaccatttttttccagacgGGGTAGATTTCAATCCTGACTTGCTGAACAGTCAGAGCCAAAGCGGCTTTGGGGAGGAGTACTTTGATGAGAGTAGTCAGAGTGGAGACACGGATGATTTCAAGGGCTATGCATCCCAGGCTCTAAGTACTTTGGGGGTACAAGTATTAGGGGGCGATgggggggaaaataaatttaagggAAGCAATCAGTCGGATACAGTAGATTTTAGTATTATTGCAGCTGCAAGCAAAGCACTGGGGTCCTCTGACATCATGGAGCACCACAGTGGAGGTCAGAGCCCCTTACTGAATACAGGGGATTTAGGAAAAGAGAAGTCTCAGAAACGGGTAAAGGAAGGCAACGGTTCTGGAGGTAACCTGGCAGGTCCTGGAATAGATGGGAAGCCGGGGAAGCGCAGCCGGACGCCATCCAGTGACggcaaaagcaaagagaagctcCCGAAGCGGAAGAAGCAGGAGACAGACGGGAAGTCTCCATCTCACAGCTCGTCAAACAGGCCTTTCACGCCACCAGCGAGCACTGGTGGGTCCAAATCTCCTGGCAGTTCAGGCAGATCTCAGACTCCTCCCGGTGTGGCTACTCCTCCTATTCCAAAAATCACAATTCAGATCCCAAAAGGAACAGTGACTGTTGGCAAACCGTCTTCTCACGGCCAGTATAGCAGTAGTGGCTCTGtcacctcctccagcagcaaaaGCCATCATAGccattcttcctcctcctcctcttcctcctcctcttcaacctcaggcaaaatgaaaagcagcaaatcCGAAGGGTCTTCGGGCTCAAAGATGAGCAGCAGCCTCTACTCAAGCCAAGGTGGCTCAAGTTCAGGTCAGTCCAAAAGCTCGACGCAGTCGGTGGGAAAGCCTGGGTCCTCCCCCATCACCAAGCACGGCCTCAGCAGCGGGTCTGGAAGCACCAAGATGAAACCTCAAGGAAAGCCATCGTCGCTTATGAACCCTTCCATGAGCAAACCAAACATCTCGCCATCTCATTCTCGACCTTCCGGAGGTTCTGACAAGCTTGCTTCTCCCATGAAACCTGTTCCAGGTACTCCCCCGTCATCGAAGGCGAAGTCACCTATCAGTTCAGGTTCTGGAGGCTCTCATATGTCTGGGACTGGATCGAGCTCGAGTATGAAATCGTCTTCAGGAATGGGATCCTCCGGGTCCATGTCACAAAAGCCGCCTCCTTCATCGAATTCTTCCACGGcatcttcatcttccttttcctctagCGGGTCTTCCATGTCTTCATCTCAAAACCAGCATGGAAGTTCCAAAGGCAAGTCTCCTAGCAGAAACAAGAAGCCATCTCTGACTGCAGTCATAGACAAACTTAAGCACGGGGTTGTCACTAGCGGGCCTGGTGGAGATGACCCGATGGATGGACAAATGGGGCCAAGTTCCAATTCCTCAAGCCATACTATGTCCTCCAAACACAACATGTCTGGGGGGGAGTTCCAGGGCAAACGCGAGAAGAGTGACAAAGAGAAATCTAAAGTCTCTGTTTCCGGAGGATCTGTTGACTCTTCCAAGAAGAATTCAGATTCCAAAAACGTCGGAAGCACTGGAGTGGCCAAAATTATCATCAGCAAGCATGATGGTGGTTCCCCTAGTATTAAAGCCAAAGTAACTCTGCAGAAacctggggaaggagggggggatAGCTTAAGGCCTCAGATGGCTTCTTCCAAAAGCTACGGATCCCCTCTAATCAGTGGATCTACTCCAAAACACGAACGCTGCTCTCCCAGCCACAGTAAGTCACCAGCATACACTCCCCAAAACATAGACAGTGAGAGCGAGTCGGGCTCTTCCATAGCAGAGAAATCCTATcagaacagccccagctctgacGACGGCATTAGGCCACTGCCTGAATATAGctcagaaaaacacaagaagcacaaaaaagagaagaaaaaagtgaaagacaAAGACCGGGACAGGGACCGGGATCGGGACAAAGAAAGAGACAAGAAGAAATCTCACAGCATCAAGCCGGAGAGCTGGTCCAAATCCCCGATTTCAGCTGACCAGTCTCTCTCCATGGCCAGCAGCGCTATGCTCTCGGCTGAGCGACCGTCCCGGGCTAGCCCTGAGTTTTTGATCGGGGAAGAAGACGATGATCTCATGGATGTTGCTCTAATTGGCAATTAA